One Kribbella sp. NBC_00662 genomic region harbors:
- the araB gene encoding ribulokinase, which yields MSPAEQFVVGVDFGTLSGRAVVVRVSDGAELGTAVHEYAHAVIDEQLPTTGRRLPPEWALQVPDDYREVLRTAVPAAVAAAGIDPARVIGIATDFTACTMVPCLSDGTPLNEVDGLADRPHAYIKLWKHHAAQPQADRINELARERGETWLPRYGGLISSEWEFAKALQLFEEDRRLYDRMERWVEAADWIVWQLCGRYVRNACTAGYKGILQDGRYPSADFLEGLAPGFGTFVADKLEHPVGQLGSAAGTLTAEASEWTGLPTGIAVAVGNVDAHVTAPAAQAVDPGQMVAIMGTSTCHVMSADALREVPGMCGVVDGGIIAGRWGYEAGQSGVGDIFGWFVDNAVPPSYHEAAAAAGESLHEHLTRLAAEQAVGEHGLVALDWHSGNRSVLVDHELSGLIVGETLATRPEDGYRALLEATAFGTRVITETFDDSGVPVKELIIAGGLAKNALLMQIYADVTRLPLSIIDSEQGPALGSAIHAAVAAGAYPDVPTAAKNMGKVRRGVHLPDEERAKAYDQLFDLYLELHDYFGRNSKLMRKLKAIRRTALEAR from the coding sequence ATGAGCCCTGCCGAACAGTTCGTTGTCGGCGTCGACTTCGGGACGCTGTCCGGTCGCGCCGTCGTCGTCCGGGTCTCCGACGGGGCCGAGCTCGGCACGGCTGTGCACGAGTACGCGCACGCGGTGATCGACGAGCAGCTCCCCACGACCGGCCGGCGGCTGCCGCCGGAGTGGGCGCTGCAGGTCCCCGACGACTACCGCGAGGTACTGCGGACCGCCGTACCGGCCGCCGTCGCCGCGGCGGGGATCGATCCGGCGCGAGTGATCGGAATCGCTACCGACTTCACCGCCTGCACGATGGTGCCGTGCCTGAGCGACGGCACCCCGCTGAACGAAGTCGACGGGCTGGCGGATCGGCCGCACGCCTACATCAAGCTCTGGAAACACCACGCGGCCCAGCCGCAGGCCGATCGCATCAACGAGCTGGCGCGTGAGCGGGGCGAGACCTGGTTGCCGCGGTACGGCGGGCTGATCTCGTCGGAGTGGGAGTTCGCGAAGGCGTTGCAGCTGTTCGAGGAGGACCGCCGGCTCTACGACCGGATGGAGCGCTGGGTCGAGGCGGCCGACTGGATCGTGTGGCAGTTGTGCGGACGCTACGTCCGCAACGCCTGCACGGCCGGTTACAAGGGCATTCTCCAGGACGGCCGCTACCCGTCGGCTGACTTCCTCGAGGGCCTCGCGCCCGGCTTCGGGACCTTCGTCGCCGACAAGCTCGAGCACCCGGTCGGTCAGCTCGGCTCCGCGGCCGGCACGCTGACCGCCGAGGCGTCGGAATGGACCGGTCTACCGACAGGTATCGCGGTCGCCGTCGGGAACGTCGACGCCCACGTGACAGCCCCGGCAGCGCAGGCCGTCGACCCGGGACAGATGGTCGCCATCATGGGTACGTCGACCTGTCACGTCATGAGCGCGGACGCGCTTCGTGAGGTCCCCGGCATGTGCGGTGTCGTCGACGGCGGCATCATCGCGGGACGCTGGGGCTACGAGGCCGGCCAGAGCGGAGTCGGCGACATCTTCGGCTGGTTCGTCGACAACGCCGTACCGCCGTCGTATCACGAAGCTGCGGCCGCGGCCGGGGAGTCGCTGCACGAGCACCTCACCAGGCTTGCCGCCGAGCAGGCTGTCGGCGAACACGGGCTCGTCGCGCTGGATTGGCACAGCGGCAACCGGTCGGTGCTCGTCGATCACGAGCTCTCCGGCCTGATCGTCGGCGAGACACTCGCGACCCGGCCCGAGGACGGCTACCGGGCGTTGCTCGAGGCAACGGCATTCGGCACGCGGGTGATCACCGAGACGTTCGACGACAGCGGCGTACCGGTGAAGGAGCTGATCATCGCCGGCGGCCTGGCCAAGAACGCCCTGCTGATGCAGATCTACGCCGACGTGACCCGGCTTCCGCTCTCGATCATCGACTCCGAACAAGGACCGGCGCTCGGGTCGGCGATCCATGCCGCGGTCGCGGCCGGCGCCTATCCCGATGTCCCGACCGCGGCCAAGAACATGGGCAAGGTCAGGCGCGGCGTCCACCTCCCCGACGAGGAGCGGGCCAAAGCCTATGACCAGCTGTTCGATCTGTATCTCGAACTGCACGACTACTTCGGCCGGAACAGCAAGCTGATGCGCAAGCTGAAGGCGATCCGCCGTACGGCGCTGGAGGCCCGATGA
- a CDS encoding L-ribulose-5-phosphate 4-epimerase — MSVIAEVADTLTRLRSEVAKLHAHLPAYGLVVWTAGNVSARVPGHDLMVIKPSGVAYDELTPANMVVCDLHGRVVEGEHAPSSDTEAQAYVYRELPQVGGVVHTHSPYAVAWAARGESIPCVTTMCADEFGGAIPVGPFAIIGDDSIGRGIVETLRDSRSPAVLMQNHGVFTIGPTAKAAVKAAVMCEDVARTVHLARQLGEPIPIEQTYVDRLFDRYQNVYGQR, encoded by the coding sequence ATGAGCGTGATCGCGGAAGTCGCCGACACCCTGACCCGGCTGCGATCCGAGGTGGCGAAGCTGCACGCGCATCTTCCGGCGTACGGGCTGGTGGTCTGGACGGCGGGCAACGTCTCCGCCCGGGTGCCCGGTCACGACCTGATGGTGATCAAGCCGAGCGGGGTCGCGTACGACGAGCTGACGCCGGCCAACATGGTCGTCTGCGATCTCCACGGCCGGGTCGTCGAGGGTGAGCACGCGCCGTCGTCGGACACCGAGGCGCAGGCGTACGTGTACCGGGAGCTGCCGCAGGTCGGCGGCGTGGTCCACACGCACTCGCCGTACGCCGTGGCCTGGGCCGCGCGAGGCGAGTCGATCCCGTGCGTCACGACGATGTGCGCCGACGAGTTCGGCGGCGCGATCCCGGTCGGGCCGTTCGCGATCATCGGCGACGACTCGATCGGTCGCGGCATCGTCGAGACGCTGCGCGACTCACGCTCGCCCGCGGTGCTGATGCAGAACCACGGCGTCTTCACGATCGGGCCGACCGCCAAGGCCGCGGTCAAGGCGGCGGTCATGTGCGAGGACGTCGCCCGCACCGTGCACCTCGCCCGCCAGCTCGGTGAGCCGATCCCGATCGAGCAGACCTACGTCGACCGCCTCTTCGACCGCTACCAGAACGTCTACGGACAACGATGA
- the araA gene encoding L-arabinose isomerase, with amino-acid sequence MTNARTGKDHMPANPTLREVWFLTGSQGLYGPGTLEQVAEQSQAVAKRLAGANLPVEIVWKPVLLDAGAIHRQMLEANSAPECVGVIAWMHTFSPAKMWIAGLDALRKPLLHLHTQANVALPWATIDMDFMNLNQAAHGDREFGYIQSRLQVPRKTVAGHVESRDVQERVGHWARAALGVTELRSLKLARFGDNMRDVAVTEGDKVEAQLRFGVSVNTYSVNELVEAVDGVPDGEIDPLVQEYADTYAVAPELLPGGERHESLRYGARIELGLRSFLTEGGFGAFTSNFEDLGGLRQLPGLAVQRLMADGYGFGGEGDWKTSVLLRASKAMAEGLPGGTSFMEDYTYHLVPGEEKILGAHMLEVCPSLTSARPSLEIHPLSIGGREDPVRLRFTADPGAGVVVGIADLGDRFRLTANVVQVVEPDEALPQLPVACAVWKPEPSLATSAESWLTAGGPHHTVLTTALDREVYEDFADMLSVELAVIDASTTVREFQRELHWNDVYHRLTRAGAR; translated from the coding sequence ATGACCAACGCACGGACCGGGAAGGACCACATGCCTGCGAACCCCACTCTGCGAGAGGTCTGGTTCCTCACCGGCAGCCAGGGCCTGTACGGTCCCGGCACCCTCGAGCAGGTCGCCGAACAGTCCCAGGCCGTCGCCAAGCGGCTCGCCGGCGCGAACCTGCCGGTGGAGATCGTCTGGAAGCCGGTGCTGCTCGACGCCGGCGCGATCCACCGGCAGATGCTCGAGGCGAACAGTGCGCCGGAATGCGTCGGCGTGATCGCCTGGATGCACACCTTCTCGCCCGCGAAGATGTGGATCGCCGGGCTCGATGCGCTGCGCAAGCCGTTGCTGCACCTGCACACGCAGGCGAACGTCGCGTTGCCGTGGGCAACGATCGATATGGACTTCATGAACCTCAACCAGGCCGCCCACGGCGACCGGGAGTTCGGCTACATCCAGTCCCGGCTGCAGGTGCCGCGCAAGACCGTCGCCGGGCACGTCGAGTCGCGCGACGTCCAGGAGCGGGTCGGGCACTGGGCCCGGGCCGCGCTCGGCGTCACGGAACTCCGCTCCCTCAAGCTCGCCCGGTTCGGTGACAACATGCGCGACGTCGCGGTCACCGAGGGAGACAAAGTCGAAGCGCAGCTCAGGTTCGGCGTATCGGTCAACACGTACAGCGTCAACGAGTTGGTCGAGGCTGTCGACGGTGTGCCCGACGGCGAGATCGACCCGCTCGTGCAGGAGTACGCCGACACGTACGCCGTCGCGCCCGAATTGCTGCCCGGCGGCGAACGCCACGAATCCCTGCGCTACGGCGCCCGGATCGAGCTCGGCCTGCGGTCGTTCCTGACCGAGGGCGGCTTCGGAGCATTCACCTCCAACTTCGAGGATCTCGGTGGCCTCCGTCAGCTGCCCGGCCTCGCCGTGCAGCGGTTGATGGCCGACGGGTACGGCTTCGGCGGCGAAGGCGACTGGAAGACCTCGGTACTGCTCCGGGCGAGCAAGGCGATGGCGGAAGGGCTGCCGGGCGGCACGTCGTTCATGGAGGACTACACGTACCACCTGGTGCCGGGGGAGGAGAAGATCCTCGGCGCGCACATGCTCGAGGTGTGTCCGTCGCTGACGTCGGCCCGCCCGTCGCTGGAGATCCATCCGCTCTCCATCGGCGGCCGCGAGGATCCCGTCCGGTTGCGCTTCACCGCCGATCCGGGTGCCGGTGTCGTCGTCGGGATCGCCGACCTGGGTGATCGCTTCCGCCTCACCGCGAACGTCGTACAGGTGGTCGAGCCGGACGAGGCACTGCCGCAGCTGCCGGTCGCGTGTGCCGTGTGGAAGCCCGAGCCGTCGCTGGCCACGTCCGCCGAGTCCTGGCTGACGGCCGGCGGACCTCATCACACCGTCCTGACGACGGCCCTCGACCGCGAGGTGTACGAGGACTTCGCCGACATGCTCTCCGTCGAGCTGGCCGTCATCGACGCATCGACCACCGTGCGCGAGTTCCAGCGGGAGCTGCACTGGAACGACGTCTACCATCGACTGACCAGGGCCGGGGCCCGCTGA
- a CDS encoding class II aldolase/adducin family protein produces MVDVGAAVEELRRTADHLPTARLHLLNTGVMSARVPGADLIVVKPPGAPIDRTLAGSVAVTDLSGKILDGVLAPSAGGDAHAVVYRELPAVRSIVNTRSTLSLTWAARGEPIPHLPTIANGFDGPILVGPYVQTTGESVGRGIVDTLSRSPAVLMPGQGLFTVGPDAAEAVRAALLLEQTIRSIHIARELGTAEPVDPHDLAWLNPPQASHPV; encoded by the coding sequence ATGGTCGACGTCGGCGCAGCGGTCGAGGAGCTCCGCCGAACTGCCGACCACCTCCCGACCGCCCGGCTCCACCTGCTGAACACAGGCGTCATGTCCGCCCGCGTCCCGGGCGCCGACCTGATCGTGGTCAAGCCGCCCGGAGCTCCGATCGACCGCACGTTGGCGGGTTCGGTCGCGGTCACGGACCTGTCCGGGAAGATTCTCGACGGCGTGCTCGCGCCGTCCGCCGGGGGAGATGCCCACGCCGTCGTATATCGAGAACTGCCCGCGGTACGAAGCATCGTGAACACCCGATCGACACTCTCGCTCACCTGGGCGGCCCGAGGTGAGCCGATCCCGCACCTGCCGACGATCGCGAACGGATTCGACGGTCCGATCCTGGTCGGTCCGTACGTGCAGACCACCGGGGAGTCCGTCGGCCGGGGAATCGTCGACACCTTGAGCAGATCACCAGCCGTCCTGATGCCAGGCCAGGGCCTGTTCACCGTCGGCCCGGACGCCGCCGAGGCAGTCAGAGCAGCCCTCCTGCTGGAGCAGACGATCCGCTCGATCCACATAGCTCGCGAACTCGGCACGGCCGAGCCCGTCGATCCCCACGACCTCGCCTGGCTGAACCCGCCGCAGGCCTCCCATCCGGTGTAG
- a CDS encoding IclR family transcriptional regulator, which yields MENAVENKASGSVQSVERAFHLLELLADNGDSTLTELSAAIDVPAPTTHRFLKTLVSLGYVRQLPNRQYALGLKLTRLAGRVDSQLAPIVAPHLDTLAREIGESANLAVLEGHMVVYIAQSPSRHAMRMFTEVGHRAYTHLTGVGKAILADLPDEEMARIVGRAGMPAATERSITDLTKLRKELNRIRRTGYATDNGEQERGVVCYAAAIPDIPISMAISVSGPSFRMTPELAKQAVPLLLSEARAISEELLGALD from the coding sequence GTGGAGAATGCGGTGGAGAACAAGGCGTCCGGGAGTGTCCAGTCCGTCGAACGGGCGTTCCATCTCCTCGAGCTACTGGCCGACAACGGCGATTCGACCCTGACCGAGCTCTCGGCCGCGATCGACGTACCGGCACCGACCACGCATCGGTTCCTCAAGACGCTGGTCTCGCTCGGCTACGTGCGCCAGCTGCCGAACCGTCAGTACGCACTCGGGCTCAAGCTGACGAGGCTGGCCGGCCGGGTCGATTCCCAACTCGCCCCGATCGTCGCGCCGCACCTGGACACGCTCGCGCGGGAGATCGGCGAGTCGGCGAATCTCGCCGTACTCGAAGGACACATGGTCGTCTACATCGCCCAGTCGCCGTCGAGGCATGCGATGCGGATGTTCACCGAGGTCGGGCACCGCGCCTACACCCATCTGACCGGAGTCGGGAAGGCGATTCTCGCGGACCTGCCCGACGAGGAGATGGCGCGCATCGTCGGCCGGGCCGGTATGCCGGCCGCGACCGAGCGCAGCATCACCGACCTGACCAAACTCCGCAAGGAGCTGAATCGCATCCGCCGCACCGGCTACGCGACGGACAACGGCGAACAGGAACGCGGCGTCGTCTGCTACGCCGCCGCGATCCCCGACATCCCGATCTCGATGGCGATCTCGGTCTCCGGCCCGTCTTTCCGTATGACTCCGGAACTCGCCAAACAAGCAGTCCCGCTGCTGCTCAGCGAGGCACGGGCGATCTCCGAGGAGTTACTCGGCGCCCTCGACTGA
- a CDS encoding extracellular solute-binding protein translates to MTSGSLLTRRRLLQSGLGLAAAGVAGTSLAACGGSSSGSPAGWTEVTFSSVGDPTTQKMFKDMIAAAQKESLDEHKIKIVWKPAPGDDWASVMLQFASGTTADLQRIDDDRVYDLATSGKILQLDKMMQDSTNGFDLTKYSPTFTTKVAVEGYQFSITPGMSANALYYNKKLFADAGLTAPTSWADAWSWDEFDDAVKKLTKKSGNRTDTYGLQYAVNTIQPTAYGAGDTALYNNQTECGYGKPETLDAIDKQISYIREGYAPTVDVEYLPLFNAGKLAMTWQAMDISAQISDSVDWDVMPWPRTPLFAMTKNYARTWVIPKTAKDPQAAFLAMKALCGKAASEVMAKAQFAVPALTEVAKSAAFTDHPRPKTANVWAEALGNVNGKPVDVPFPRGPIGTALADSFVEGTNANNLVSGKLATADYLKRGRDAVNAEIKKRGWNGSKGKELLEKGGALTDPDLKVAAK, encoded by the coding sequence ATGACTTCCGGCTCGTTGCTCACCCGTCGCCGATTACTCCAATCCGGACTTGGTCTGGCCGCTGCCGGCGTCGCCGGGACCTCGCTGGCCGCGTGCGGCGGCTCGTCCTCCGGTTCGCCCGCGGGCTGGACCGAGGTGACCTTCAGTTCCGTGGGCGATCCGACCACGCAGAAGATGTTCAAGGACATGATCGCGGCTGCTCAGAAGGAGAGCCTCGACGAACACAAGATCAAGATCGTCTGGAAACCCGCGCCGGGCGACGACTGGGCCAGCGTCATGCTCCAGTTCGCCTCGGGTACGACGGCCGACCTGCAGCGCATCGACGACGACCGGGTCTACGATCTGGCCACCAGCGGCAAGATCCTGCAGCTGGACAAGATGATGCAGGACAGCACCAACGGCTTCGACCTGACGAAGTACAGCCCGACGTTCACGACCAAGGTCGCGGTCGAGGGGTACCAGTTCTCCATCACACCCGGCATGAGCGCCAATGCGCTGTACTACAACAAGAAACTGTTCGCCGATGCCGGCCTCACGGCGCCCACCTCATGGGCCGACGCCTGGAGCTGGGACGAGTTCGACGACGCGGTCAAGAAGCTGACGAAGAAAAGCGGCAACCGGACCGATACCTACGGCCTGCAGTACGCCGTCAACACGATCCAGCCCACGGCGTACGGGGCCGGCGACACCGCGCTCTACAACAACCAGACCGAGTGCGGTTACGGCAAGCCGGAGACGCTGGACGCGATCGACAAGCAGATCTCCTACATTCGCGAGGGATACGCCCCGACCGTCGACGTCGAGTACCTGCCACTGTTCAACGCGGGCAAGCTCGCCATGACGTGGCAGGCGATGGACATCAGCGCGCAGATCAGCGACAGCGTCGACTGGGACGTGATGCCGTGGCCCAGGACGCCGCTGTTCGCGATGACGAAGAACTACGCCCGTACCTGGGTGATCCCGAAGACCGCGAAGGACCCACAGGCCGCATTCCTGGCGATGAAGGCGTTGTGTGGCAAGGCGGCATCGGAGGTCATGGCCAAGGCACAGTTCGCCGTACCGGCACTGACCGAGGTCGCCAAGAGCGCGGCGTTCACCGACCACCCGCGGCCGAAGACCGCGAACGTCTGGGCCGAGGCGCTCGGGAACGTGAACGGCAAGCCCGTCGACGTACCGTTCCCGCGCGGACCGATCGGTACGGCGCTGGCGGACTCGTTCGTCGAGGGCACCAACGCGAACAACCTGGTCAGCGGCAAGCTGGCCACCGCCGACTACCTCAAGCGCGGCCGGGATGCCGTCAATGCCGAGATCAAGAAGCGCGGCTGGAACGGGAGCAAGGGCAAGGAGTTGCTCGAGAAGGGAGGAGCGCTCACCGACCCCGACCTGAAGGTTGCGGCCAAGTGA
- a CDS encoding carbohydrate ABC transporter permease → MTAAPTIQAPAATTVDQPDVRRRGTRRRNLRGWMFIGPVVIGTLLFNVIPVLPTLVTSFTDWDGLAAPKFTGVANYKEMFSGQDPLFGKSLINTAIYTIGYVPVGIIIGIALALLVNNRLRGMAVIRALIFLPYVTSLVAVGVISRWVFSDQYGVINAVLASFGITGPHWLGEPASAMAAVIVTAVWANMGFNMVIVLAGLQGVPETLIEAATLDGAGRFSRFVHVTLPFLTPTIFMLLILQTIGSFQVFALILVMTGGGPGDGTYVYIYHLWYEAFSLRRMGYASALAIVLFAVLLAVTWIQNRLSKRWVFYQ, encoded by the coding sequence GTGACGGCCGCACCGACGATCCAGGCGCCGGCGGCGACGACCGTCGACCAGCCCGACGTACGGCGGCGCGGGACGCGGCGGCGCAACCTCCGCGGCTGGATGTTCATCGGCCCGGTCGTGATCGGGACGCTGCTGTTCAACGTCATCCCGGTCCTGCCGACGCTGGTCACCAGCTTCACCGACTGGGACGGCCTGGCAGCACCGAAGTTCACCGGCGTGGCCAACTACAAGGAGATGTTCTCCGGGCAGGATCCGCTGTTCGGCAAGAGCCTGATCAACACCGCGATCTACACGATCGGGTATGTCCCGGTCGGGATCATCATCGGGATCGCGCTGGCGCTGCTCGTCAACAACCGGCTCCGCGGGATGGCCGTGATCCGGGCGCTGATCTTCCTGCCGTACGTGACGTCGCTGGTCGCCGTCGGCGTGATCAGCCGGTGGGTGTTCAGCGATCAGTACGGCGTCATCAACGCAGTACTGGCGTCGTTCGGTATCACCGGACCGCACTGGCTGGGTGAACCCGCGTCGGCGATGGCCGCGGTGATCGTGACGGCGGTCTGGGCGAACATGGGCTTCAACATGGTCATCGTGCTGGCCGGCCTGCAAGGCGTTCCGGAGACGTTGATCGAAGCGGCCACGCTCGACGGGGCCGGGCGGTTCTCCCGGTTCGTGCACGTGACGCTGCCGTTCCTCACCCCGACGATCTTCATGTTGCTGATCCTGCAGACGATCGGCTCGTTCCAGGTCTTCGCGCTCATCCTGGTGATGACGGGCGGCGGACCGGGCGACGGTACCTACGTCTACATCTACCACCTCTGGTACGAGGCGTTCTCGCTGCGGCGGATGGGTTATGCGTCGGCGCTGGCGATCGTGCTCTTCGCTGTACTGCTCGCGGTCACCTGGATCCAGAACCGCCTGTCGAAGAGGTGGGTGTTCTACCAATGA
- a CDS encoding carbohydrate ABC transporter permease: MRGRILGSTATYVVCIVVALIAIGPFLWMLSSSFKEPGDVISLTPRLLPNPFTFENYEYLVDNGVLPFIRFLGNSAYITVLVIIGRLMVCALGAYGFARLQFRGRDAAFGLLLTSLMIPDMLMVLPLYSAYVKAGLIDTHFPLIVPPIVANTFGTFLLRQFFMTIPREYDEAALVDGASHFRIFVSIILPLSKPALATLAVLTFVNVWNDFFGPLVYLSDVNKFTVPVGLAFFQTQDSTQYGPLMAGATLAIIPTVMVFVFAQKYFTRGISLTGIK; this comes from the coding sequence ATGAGAGGGCGGATCCTTGGATCGACGGCGACGTACGTCGTCTGCATCGTCGTCGCGTTGATCGCCATCGGCCCGTTCCTGTGGATGCTGTCGAGTTCGTTCAAGGAGCCGGGCGATGTGATCAGCCTGACCCCGCGGCTGCTTCCGAACCCGTTCACGTTCGAGAACTACGAGTACCTGGTCGACAACGGCGTGCTGCCGTTCATCCGGTTCCTCGGGAACAGCGCCTACATCACGGTGCTGGTGATCATCGGCCGGCTGATGGTCTGCGCACTGGGCGCCTACGGCTTCGCGAGATTGCAGTTCCGCGGGAGAGATGCCGCCTTCGGGCTGCTGCTCACGTCGCTGATGATCCCGGACATGCTGATGGTGCTGCCGCTGTATTCGGCGTACGTGAAGGCCGGCCTGATCGACACCCATTTCCCGCTGATCGTGCCGCCGATCGTGGCGAATACGTTCGGCACCTTCCTGCTTCGGCAGTTCTTCATGACGATCCCGAGGGAGTACGACGAGGCCGCGCTGGTCGACGGGGCGAGTCACTTCCGGATCTTCGTGAGCATCATCCTGCCGTTGTCGAAACCGGCCCTGGCCACGCTGGCGGTGCTGACCTTCGTGAACGTCTGGAACGACTTCTTCGGCCCGTTGGTCTACCTCAGCGATGTCAACAAGTTCACCGTCCCGGTCGGGCTGGCGTTCTTCCAGACGCAGGACAGCACGCAGTACGGCCCGCTGATGGCCGGGGCGACGCTGGCGATCATTCCGACCGTCATGGTCTTCGTCTTCGCGCAGAAGTACTTCACCCGCGGAATCTCGCTGACCGGAATCAAGTAA
- a CDS encoding Rieske (2Fe-2S) protein — MTKYVVATVDEIPPGSRKVVEIAKRSIGVFNVKGNYYAIRNLCPHGGGPMCEGVTSGLVRSDKPGNYDYIMRGEIIRCPWHGWEFEIATGQSWFDPAKTKVKAYQTGVESGESLAKNPELSAAGFQPGPYSGETYEVEVDRDYVIVNI; from the coding sequence GTGACCAAGTACGTGGTGGCTACCGTCGACGAGATTCCGCCCGGCTCCCGGAAGGTGGTCGAGATCGCCAAGCGGTCGATCGGCGTCTTCAACGTCAAGGGCAACTACTACGCGATCCGCAACCTGTGCCCGCACGGCGGTGGGCCGATGTGCGAGGGCGTGACCTCGGGGCTGGTCCGCTCGGACAAGCCGGGCAACTACGACTACATCATGCGCGGCGAGATCATCCGCTGCCCCTGGCACGGCTGGGAGTTCGAGATCGCCACCGGGCAGTCCTGGTTCGACCCCGCGAAGACGAAAGTGAAGGCGTACCAGACCGGGGTCGAATCCGGGGAGTCGCTGGCCAAGAACCCGGAGCTGTCCGCCGCCGGCTTCCAGCCGGGGCCGTACTCCGGCGAGACGTACGAGGTCGAGGTCGATCGCGACTATGTCATTGTCAATATCTGA
- a CDS encoding 2Fe-2S iron-sulfur cluster-binding protein translates to MVGETTIALRVQSTRQVSVGVTEVLLVADDGSELPSWAPGSHIDVEIRPGLVRQYSLCGDPGDRGRWRIAVLREPVSRGGSIVLCEQVRAGDVLTATGPRNHFPLHESPRYLFIAGGIGITPIIPMIKAAHEAGADWRLVYGGRTEASMAYRDEVGRIDPARVLEWPQDLHGLIELDQLLAEPQPGTLIYCCGPEPLIAAVEARSAHWPHKTLQVERFAPRPLTDAPPNTSFEIQLVDSDEVLVVPPDRSILEVVDEAGIFVLSNCEEGTCGTCQTTVLQGVPDHRDSVLDEDERAANDTMMICVSRALSSRLVLDL, encoded by the coding sequence ATGGTGGGTGAGACCACCATCGCGTTGCGGGTGCAGTCCACCAGGCAGGTGTCGGTCGGCGTGACGGAGGTCCTGCTCGTCGCCGACGACGGCTCGGAGCTGCCGTCGTGGGCCCCGGGCAGCCACATCGACGTGGAGATCCGTCCCGGGCTCGTTCGCCAGTACTCACTGTGCGGCGATCCCGGCGACCGTGGCCGCTGGCGCATCGCCGTACTGCGGGAGCCGGTGAGCCGTGGTGGCTCGATCGTGTTGTGCGAGCAGGTCCGGGCCGGCGACGTACTGACGGCCACCGGGCCGCGCAACCACTTCCCGCTGCACGAGTCCCCGCGCTACCTGTTCATTGCCGGCGGCATCGGAATCACGCCGATCATCCCGATGATCAAGGCCGCGCACGAAGCCGGCGCCGACTGGCGGCTGGTGTACGGCGGACGCACCGAGGCATCGATGGCCTATCGGGACGAGGTCGGGAGGATCGATCCCGCCCGCGTGCTCGAATGGCCGCAGGACCTGCACGGCCTGATCGAACTGGACCAGCTCCTGGCCGAACCGCAGCCCGGCACGTTGATCTACTGCTGCGGTCCCGAGCCGTTGATCGCGGCCGTCGAGGCGAGGAGTGCGCACTGGCCGCACAAGACCCTGCAGGTGGAACGGTTCGCGCCCCGGCCGCTGACCGACGCACCTCCGAACACGTCCTTCGAGATCCAACTCGTCGACAGCGACGAGGTGCTCGTCGTACCGCCGGACAGATCCATCCTCGAAGTCGTCGACGAGGCCGGGATCTTCGTCCTGTCGAACTGCGAGGAAGGCACCTGCGGGACCTGTCAGACGACTGTGCTGCAAGGTGTTCCCGACCATCGGGACTCCGTGCTCGACGAAGACGAACGCGCCGCGAACGACACGATGATGATCTGCGTGTCACGTGCGCTGTCGTCCCGACTGGTCCTCGACCTGTGA